From Rutidosis leptorrhynchoides isolate AG116_Rl617_1_P2 chromosome 3, CSIRO_AGI_Rlap_v1, whole genome shotgun sequence, a single genomic window includes:
- the LOC139901536 gene encoding uncharacterized protein encodes MREVFPHAAIPNSLYELRKIIRDLGVGYEKIDACPNDCMLYWKENKDKIKCDVCQTSRYKQINNDSENESTTEADNDGDYKAKKVRAKVLRYFPLIPRLQRLFMSPKTVGSMRWHDESRTKDGRLRQPTDLPAWKTFDYENSEFAKEPRNVRLGLASDGFNPFGNMSVSHSTWPVVLMPYNIPPWLCTKKPFLFLSLLIPGPSAPGNNIDVYMQPLVDELKELWDTGVNTYDASTKSYFTLRASLLWTVSDFPAYANLSGWSTKGKLACPSCHKETRSARLSNSQKEIFMAHCRWLESLHPFRMDKDYFDGTEECEGPPPSLTGGQVLAELKGFKIKFGKLVKDNPSLPYNWKKRNGKTKDHLKGRRDLEEMGIRHELHPEPLSNGKVYLPPACFEMDKKEKEKFCNMLKEVKVPDGYAANISRCIQVKPTPKMLGLKSHDNHILMQQLLPVVIRNILPKHVRSVIMKLCRYYRQLCSKVLNPNYLFNMKKDIGKILCDLERIFPPSFFDVMIHLSVHLASEARLGGPVHYRWMYPIERYLGTLKSYVRNKSKPEGSIAEGYLAEECLSFCSLYLASDVEAIHNKTSRNHDDGGDDTVLPIFCMPGRPIGASNVVKLGYDTLAIAHSHVLFNCSEIDFLRTEHLNILSHQNLKKRKRDIQHLHNQEFEESLSDYGDEDMTSRDNRITSDIETLANGPNVEKNRTTQNSGVILQAPTSSFSSARDNDPIVGDVTYYGVLKDIIELQYGDEKKVVLFHCDWISSGSRIKVDENGFTTLDFRGLKQTKEPYILAFQAQQVLYVADPIRKDWKSDTPMGPQLVENETIDMVRGDLYGAIIDDDTLVAATDKNQIDHDQGWICECSTCVLEQGS; translated from the exons ATGAGGGAAGTCTTCCCTCATGCTGCCATACCGAACTCattgtatgaattaaggaagataaTAAGAGATTTGGGTGTAGGTTATGAGAAAATTGATGCTTGTCCAAATGATTGTATGTTGTACTGGAAAGAAAACAAGGACAAAATTAAGTGTGACGTATGTCAGACCTCAAGATATAAACAAATTAATAATGATTCTGAAAATGAGTCAACCACAGAAGCTGATAATGATGGTGATTATAAAGCTAAGAAGGTTAGAGCAAAAGTGTTGCGTTATTTTCCACTCATACCACGCTTGCAAAGATTGTTTATGTCGCCTAAAACGGTCGGGTCGATGAGATGGCATGACGAGAGTCGTACGAAAGATGGTAGATTAAGACAACCCACAGATTTACCAGCCTGGAAAACATTCGATTATGAGAATAGTGAATTTGCTAAAGAACCTCGTAATGTGAGGCTTGGTTTGGCGAGTGATGGGTTTAACCCTTTTGGAAACATGAGTGTTTCACATAGTACATGGCCTGTTGTTTTGATGCCATATAATATACCTCCATGGTTGTGCACGAAAAAACCTTTTCTATTCCTAAGTTTACTTATACCCGGTCCATCTGCTCCAGGTAATAATATAGATGTCTATATGCAACCTCTAGTTGATGAGTTGAAAGAGTTGTGGGATACTGGAGTTAATACTTACGACGCATCAACTAAGAGTTACTTCACACTGCGTGCTTCTTTGTTATGGACGGTAAGTGACTTTCCTGCGTATGCGAATTTATCGGGTTGGAGCACTAAAGGTAAATTAGCTTGTCCTTCATGCCATAAGGAAACCAGATCAGCACGATTATCAAACTCCCAAAAAGAAATCTTCATGGCACATTGCCGTTGGTTGGAATCGTTGCATCCTTTCCGTATGGATAAAGATTATTTTGATGGCACGGAAGAATGTGAAGGGCCACCGCCTAGCTTAACAGGGGGACAAGTGCTTGCGGAGCTGAAAGGTTTTAAAATAAAATTTggaaaacttgtgaaggataacccaTCCTTACCATATAATTGGAAGAAGAGAA ATGGAAAGACCAAGGATCATTTAAAAGGACGTCGTGATTTGGAAGAAATGGGTATTAGACATGAACTTCATCCAGAACCTTTATCAAATGGCAAAGTGTATTTGCCTCCTGCATGTTTCGAAAtggataaaaaagaaaaagaaaaattttgTAACATGCTAAAAGAGGTGAAAGTGCCAGATGGTTATGCTGCTAATATTTCTAGATGCATTCAGGTAAAACCTACTCCAAAAATGTTAGGCCTAAAAAGTCACGATAATCATATTTTGATGCAGCAGTTGCTTCCCGTGGTAATAAGAAATATTTTACCGAAGCATGTGCGTTCTGTTATCATGAAGTTATGTCGGTACTACAGACAATTATGCTCAAAAGTTCTTAATCCTAATTATTTATTTAACATGAAAAAAGATATTGGAAAaatactttgtgatttagaaaggaTTTTTCCACCATCATTTTTTGATGTCATGATTCATCTATCGGTTCATCTAGCTTCAGAGGCCAGATTAGGGGGACCTGTACATTACCGTTGGATGTATCCAATCGAGAG GTATTTAGGTACATTAAAATCTTATGTGCGAAACAAGAGTAAACCCGAGGGTTCAATTGCAGAAGGATATTTAGCGGAAGAGTGTTTATCATTTTGTTCTCTGTATTTAGCCAGTGATGTCGAGGCCATACATAATAAGACTAGCCGAaatcatgatgatggtggtgatgatactGTCTTACCAATATTTTGTATGCCTGGTCGACCAATTGGTGCATCAAACGTAGTAAAACTCGGCTATGACACTTTGGCTATTGCACACTCACATGTGCTGTTCAATTgtagtgaaatagatttcttacgaac AGAGCATCTGAATATTCTTAGTCATCAAAATCTGAAAAAACGTAAGCGTGACATTCAACATTTACATAATCAGGAGTTTGAGGAGTCGCTGTCTGATTAC GGTGATGAGGACATGACTAGTCGGGATAATAGAATCACAAGTGATATAGAGACATTGGCAAACGGTCCAA ATGTAGAGAAGAATAGGACAACACAAAATAGCGGAGTCATACTTCAGGCTCCAACAAGTAGCTTCTCGAGTGCTAGAGATAACGATCCTATTGTGGGAGATGTCACTTACTACGGTGTTTTAAAAGATATAATCGAGTTACAGTATGGTGATGAGAAGAAAGTTGTTTTGTTCCATTGTGATTGGATATCAAGTGGTTCCAGGATAAAAGTTGATGAGAATGGGTTTACGACACTTGATTTTCGAGGTCTGAAGCAAACAAAAGAGCCTTATATCCTAGCTTTTCAAGCACAACAAGTATTATATGTTGCAGATCCTATTCGTAAAGATTGGAAA AGTGACACACCGATGGGTCCTCAACTTgtagaaaatgagactattgaTATGGTTAGAGGCGATTTGTATGGGGCCATTATTGACGATGATACTTTAGTTGCTGCTACAGATAAAAATCAAATTGATCATGATCAGGGGTGGATTTGTGAGTGTTCAACATGTGTGCTAGAACAAGGCTCATAA